The following are encoded in a window of Roseimaritima ulvae genomic DNA:
- a CDS encoding alpha/beta hydrolase, giving the protein MRIFTPTTLACWGGTGLLWLILAADWATVSAAEPASAVVQHDITYAQADGESLRCDIYQPADDGGDSVPVVLIIHGGAWRAGDKWMSVAYAEDLAKRGIAAVAINYRLAPEHPFPAQVDDVREALIWIAEHARQYGWDRQRIGVFGYSAGAHLACMMGTLADESAATQRAASDWPASDPRWKNIPSIQAVAAGGAPCEFRTLPKHNSALAYFLGGTRAEHPATYHAASPTAHGSAGDVPTLFFHGSGDLIVPLASARSLFEKQCSAGVCSEFLTIDGQGHLMTYIHERSRRAVMGFMEHHLGR; this is encoded by the coding sequence TTGCGTATATTCACACCGACGACGCTGGCCTGCTGGGGGGGCACCGGGCTGTTGTGGCTGATTCTGGCGGCTGATTGGGCAACGGTGTCCGCAGCGGAGCCCGCTTCTGCGGTCGTTCAGCACGATATTACGTATGCCCAAGCCGATGGGGAGTCGCTCCGCTGCGACATCTACCAGCCCGCTGACGATGGCGGCGACAGCGTGCCTGTGGTACTGATCATCCACGGCGGAGCCTGGCGCGCGGGAGACAAGTGGATGAGCGTGGCGTATGCAGAGGACTTGGCGAAACGAGGCATCGCGGCAGTGGCGATCAACTACCGCTTGGCGCCCGAGCATCCGTTTCCCGCTCAGGTCGACGACGTCCGCGAAGCCTTGATCTGGATTGCTGAGCATGCGCGGCAGTACGGCTGGGATCGACAACGCATCGGCGTGTTCGGCTATTCCGCCGGGGCTCATCTGGCTTGCATGATGGGGACCTTGGCGGACGAATCGGCGGCCACTCAGCGTGCGGCCAGCGACTGGCCGGCCAGCGATCCGCGTTGGAAAAATATTCCTTCCATCCAGGCCGTCGCCGCCGGTGGGGCGCCCTGTGAGTTCCGCACGTTGCCGAAACACAATTCGGCACTGGCTTATTTTCTGGGAGGCACGCGGGCCGAACACCCGGCGACGTATCATGCGGCTTCGCCCACCGCGCATGGTTCGGCCGGCGATGTGCCCACCCTGTTCTTCCACGGCAGCGGCGATTTGATCGTGCCATTGGCTTCGGCTCGCAGTCTGTTCGAAAAACAGTGCTCAGCCGGCGTCTGCAGCGAATTTCTGACCATCGATGGGCAAGGGCATTTGATGACCTACATCCACGAGCGCTCGCGGCGAGCGGTCATGGGGTTTATGGAGCACCATCTAGGAAGATAA
- the pgsA gene encoding CDP-diacylglycerol--glycerol-3-phosphate 3-phosphatidyltransferase: MTTAPATATASPWNVPNLLTSIRLVLAIAVIALIAMHWYGWAFIAFVVAASTDWVDGFYARRYGQVTKLGRIFDPFVDKIVICGAFIALVEIAGSGIAAWMAIVVVARELLVTSLRGLIEGGGGDFSASQLGKWKMVLQCVAVGAVLLCLMQTEPADWLQWLRLGSIWGAVALTVYSGFDYVVAAARIMNTDQSAQ, from the coding sequence ATGACTACCGCTCCCGCTACCGCCACGGCTTCCCCCTGGAATGTCCCCAATCTACTGACCTCCATTCGTTTGGTGCTGGCGATCGCCGTCATCGCGTTGATCGCCATGCACTGGTACGGCTGGGCCTTTATCGCCTTTGTCGTCGCCGCTTCGACCGATTGGGTCGACGGTTTCTACGCCAGACGATACGGACAAGTCACCAAGCTGGGCCGCATCTTTGATCCCTTCGTCGATAAAATCGTGATCTGCGGAGCCTTCATCGCCCTGGTCGAAATTGCCGGGTCGGGAATCGCGGCTTGGATGGCCATCGTGGTCGTCGCCCGCGAACTGCTGGTGACCAGCTTGCGGGGCCTGATCGAAGGCGGCGGCGGCGATTTTTCGGCCAGCCAGCTGGGCAAATGGAAAATGGTCCTGCAGTGTGTGGCCGTCGGTGCCGTATTGCTCTGCTTGATGCAGACCGAACCGGCCGATTGGCTGCAATGGCTGCGGCTCGGTTCCATCTGGGGAGCCGTGGCCCTGACCGTTTACTCCGGTTTCGACTATGTGGTCGCAGCCGCTCGCATCATGAATACCGATCAATCGGCACAGTAG
- the ligA gene encoding NAD-dependent DNA ligase LigA, translating to MTSSTAAQRVQDLREQIRTHDRLYYVEAQPQITDLEYDRLLAELKQLETEHPELASPDSPTRRVGDAPVPHLEQVAHRLPMLSIDNTYSLEELAAYFERAAKLLPDETIEWVMEYKIDGVAASIIYEDGLLVRALTRGNGKVGDDITHNIRTVGGVPLRLSGDQVPTVLEVRGEVYMTNDDLVELNLRQAAAGLPAYKNTRNVTAGTIRLLDSRIAAERRLRFFCHGVGYAEGLQATDHVSFLHEVGLLGLPPTPNVRRLANSAEAMQAAQSLEEDMPTIDFEVDGIVFKVNNFVQREALGSTSKSPRWLIAYKRERYEATTVLERIEVQVGKTGAITPVAYLQPVDIADTTVSRASLHNADEIERLDVREGDTVVVEKAGKIIPKVVRVEKHLRDQPLQPFVFPTACPECNTTLQRDEGGVAIRCPNPSCPAQLRQRIAFFASRTGMDIDGLGEKLIDQLVSKGIVRHYHDLYGMQAEEFIAHLDKVKTRKASSLVNAIEATRDRGLARVLTAVAIRHVGPRAAYRLTQAYPSLEALREASEEQLAAIDEVGPVIAKSVRDYLHSDYGRATLDGLQQAGVRMTEEVADTSDLPLQGKTFVVTGTLQRYKRDEIKQRIEALGGRASGSVSSNTDYLIAGAKAGSKKAKAEKLNVPVIDEDQFDELCQ from the coding sequence ATGACCAGCTCCACCGCCGCACAACGTGTCCAAGATCTGCGGGAACAAATCCGCACCCACGACCGGCTGTATTACGTCGAGGCCCAGCCGCAGATCACGGACCTGGAATACGACCGTTTGCTGGCCGAATTGAAGCAGTTGGAGACCGAGCACCCGGAATTGGCTAGCCCCGACAGCCCGACTCGCCGCGTTGGCGACGCTCCGGTCCCCCATTTGGAGCAGGTCGCCCACCGACTACCGATGCTGTCGATCGACAACACCTACAGCCTGGAAGAGCTGGCGGCGTATTTTGAACGAGCGGCGAAACTGCTGCCCGACGAGACGATCGAGTGGGTGATGGAGTACAAAATCGATGGCGTGGCAGCCTCGATTATCTATGAAGACGGTTTGCTGGTGCGGGCCCTCACCCGCGGCAACGGCAAGGTCGGCGACGACATCACGCACAATATCCGCACCGTCGGCGGGGTCCCGCTGCGGCTCAGCGGGGACCAAGTGCCGACTGTGCTGGAAGTCCGCGGCGAGGTCTACATGACCAACGACGACCTGGTGGAATTAAATCTGCGGCAAGCCGCGGCCGGATTGCCGGCCTACAAAAACACTCGCAACGTTACCGCCGGAACGATCCGGCTGCTCGATTCGCGAATCGCGGCCGAGCGGCGGTTGCGATTTTTCTGCCACGGGGTCGGTTATGCCGAAGGGTTGCAGGCCACCGACCACGTCAGCTTCTTGCACGAGGTCGGACTGCTGGGCTTGCCGCCGACGCCCAACGTGCGACGCCTGGCAAACTCCGCCGAAGCGATGCAGGCTGCGCAGTCGTTGGAAGAAGACATGCCGACGATCGATTTCGAAGTCGACGGCATCGTGTTTAAGGTGAACAACTTTGTCCAACGCGAAGCCCTGGGCAGCACTTCCAAAAGTCCCCGCTGGTTGATCGCTTACAAACGCGAACGTTACGAAGCGACCACGGTGCTGGAACGGATCGAAGTTCAAGTCGGCAAGACGGGCGCGATCACTCCGGTCGCGTATCTGCAACCGGTCGACATCGCCGATACAACGGTCAGTCGCGCCTCGTTGCACAACGCCGACGAAATCGAGCGGCTGGACGTCCGCGAGGGCGATACGGTGGTCGTCGAAAAAGCCGGCAAGATCATCCCCAAGGTGGTTCGCGTGGAAAAACATCTGCGCGATCAGCCGCTGCAGCCCTTTGTGTTTCCCACTGCATGTCCCGAATGCAACACCACGCTGCAGCGCGATGAAGGCGGCGTTGCGATCCGCTGTCCCAACCCTTCCTGTCCCGCTCAATTGCGGCAACGCATCGCGTTTTTTGCCAGCCGCACCGGCATGGACATCGACGGCTTGGGCGAAAAACTGATCGACCAATTGGTCAGCAAAGGCATCGTGCGGCATTATCACGATCTGTACGGGATGCAGGCCGAAGAATTCATCGCGCATTTGGATAAGGTCAAAACCCGTAAGGCCAGCAGTCTGGTCAACGCCATCGAAGCCACTCGCGACCGGGGCTTGGCCCGCGTACTGACGGCCGTGGCGATTCGTCACGTCGGTCCCCGCGCGGCCTATCGTTTGACCCAGGCCTATCCCAGTTTGGAAGCGCTCCGCGAAGCGAGTGAAGAACAGTTGGCCGCCATCGATGAGGTCGGCCCGGTGATCGCCAAGAGTGTCCGCGACTACTTACACAGCGATTACGGTCGCGCCACGTTGGATGGCTTGCAGCAAGCCGGCGTGCGGATGACCGAAGAGGTTGCCGACACCAGTGATCTTCCGCTGCAAGGCAAAACGTTCGTGGTTACCGGCACGCTGCAGCGTTACAAACGGGACGAGATCAAACAGCGAATCGAAGCTTTGGGCGGACGGGCATCGGGCAGTGTCAGCAGCAATACCGACTATCTAATCGCCGGCGCCAAAGCCGGCAGCAAAAAAGCCAAAGCCGAAAAGCTGAACGTGCCCGTGATCGACGAAGATCAATTCGACGAACTCTGCCAGTAG
- a CDS encoding CPBP family intramembrane glutamic endopeptidase, which produces MTDIGVGMIFAFVLSLCAGGLVAWGWTLHRLWHRLPLYVPEARLPANWGFPEVLLCLGVYILLTAMAGVALRQAGFDLGLGESVTEVATVDPGSVSETETETGTEIETGTEDEQEQQGEVESEAEDNDQEGETAAVPDSNPQRMGLLIAVDGVARVLTIVLVLALLFFQDDQIVRRFGWLPRWRDIALGLVASCMLLPLVFGIQAALAQLVPYEHAVLNIIRESPPVWVLCAMAFTSTMVAPLVEEFFFRGVLQGWFQRLAAPSPMPVDTPATPQPDWVESEQIAAWPWWPIFLSSLLFALVHIGQGAAPIALFFLALGLGYLYRITGRLWASITVHFVLNSISTLMTVLSS; this is translated from the coding sequence ATGACGGATATCGGTGTCGGGATGATCTTCGCCTTTGTGCTCAGCCTCTGCGCCGGCGGGCTGGTGGCCTGGGGCTGGACGCTGCACCGGCTATGGCATCGACTGCCGCTGTACGTGCCCGAAGCTCGACTGCCCGCTAACTGGGGATTCCCCGAAGTCCTGCTGTGCCTGGGCGTCTACATCCTGTTGACCGCCATGGCCGGAGTCGCCCTGAGGCAAGCCGGATTCGACTTGGGACTTGGCGAATCCGTTACCGAAGTCGCTACCGTGGACCCCGGCAGTGTGTCGGAGACGGAGACGGAGACAGGGACAGAGATAGAGACAGGAACGGAGGACGAGCAGGAGCAGCAGGGAGAGGTTGAAAGCGAGGCCGAGGATAACGATCAGGAAGGCGAGACTGCCGCGGTGCCGGACAGCAATCCTCAACGCATGGGGTTGCTGATCGCTGTCGATGGCGTGGCCCGCGTGCTGACCATCGTGTTGGTGTTGGCTTTGTTGTTTTTCCAAGACGACCAGATTGTGCGGCGTTTTGGTTGGCTGCCGCGCTGGCGGGATATCGCCCTGGGGTTGGTCGCATCGTGCATGCTGCTGCCGTTGGTGTTTGGTATCCAAGCGGCGTTAGCCCAGTTGGTACCCTATGAACACGCGGTGCTAAACATCATCCGTGAGAGCCCGCCGGTTTGGGTGCTGTGCGCAATGGCCTTCACATCCACCATGGTGGCCCCATTGGTTGAAGAGTTCTTCTTTCGAGGCGTCCTGCAGGGATGGTTCCAACGCTTGGCAGCGCCCTCCCCAATGCCCGTCGACACGCCGGCCACTCCGCAGCCCGACTGGGTCGAAAGCGAGCAAATCGCGGCTTGGCCTTGGTGGCCCATTTTCTTATCCAGCCTGCTGTTTGCTCTGGTGCACATCGGTCAGGGTGCCGCGCCGATCGCGTTGTTCTTCCTGGCGTTGGGACTGGGCTACCTTTACCGCATCACCGGGCGGCTGTGGGCCAGCATCACCGTCCACTTTGTGCTGAACAGCATCAGCACCCTGATGACCGTGTTATCTTCCTAG
- a CDS encoding ATP-binding protein, protein MIPSVDEFEKLGAFYLGRKYDLRAGKLLDELEMYDSKDLCTHAMCVGMTGSGKTGLCLSLLEEAAIDGIPAICLDPKGDLANLLLAFPDLDPGDFKPWLESGEAMRKGVTLDQLAGQTAKTWKQGLASWGQTPDRIRKYKQSAEFSIYTPGSNTGLQLSMLTSFDAPPAELLDDSDAMRERVTGATSGLLTLLGIDADPLRSPEHILVSSIFDHCWREGKNVSVGDLIGLIQSPPMQRVGVMDLDSFMSPSDRSKLAMQLNNLLASPAFSSWLDGEPLSIQRLLYTPEGKPRVTILSIAHLSDSERMFFVTILLNELVAWMRTQSGTSSLRALFYMDEVFGYFPPVAKPPSKPPMLTLLKQARAFGLGVMLATQNPVDLDYKGLSNIGTWFLGRLQTERDKARVLDGLEGAAIQTGQPFNKAQMEQLLAALGKRVFLMNNVHDQGPSVFQTRWAMSYLAGPLARDQINTLMADRKAAAGAHSAAEPESGVSTNNLEPSRPLVPAGIEERFIVPTLAIKQDTKLVYRPALLGLGTMHFIRVSADLDRWVDGQRLLRCGSGVPEDLWEHSETVSGDIEFEDQADEAFAFYPLPDDMCNAANYKTWTKQLKDYFYRHHAMTLYKSPLLSEYAPPGTSEGEARISLRQAAHEARDRETEKLRSRYAKKLAAVEKRIRTAEARVSREKDQFKQASVSSGISFVSTLFNAFMGNKISRRTSTTVRGATRAAQQHGDIARAEKALAELHADYADLDNELRTEIEALGEKFDVQNLELDTTVVAPRKSDLKTQTVELVWTPWQIDSHGMAERLY, encoded by the coding sequence ATGATCCCCTCGGTCGACGAATTTGAGAAATTGGGCGCGTTTTACCTGGGGCGCAAATACGACCTGCGGGCAGGTAAGTTGCTGGACGAGCTGGAGATGTACGACTCCAAAGACCTGTGCACCCATGCGATGTGCGTGGGCATGACCGGCAGCGGCAAGACCGGGCTGTGTTTGTCGCTGCTCGAAGAAGCCGCGATCGACGGCATTCCGGCCATCTGCCTGGACCCCAAGGGCGACCTGGCCAACCTGCTTTTAGCCTTTCCCGATCTGGATCCCGGCGATTTCAAACCATGGTTGGAATCCGGCGAAGCGATGCGCAAGGGCGTCACGCTGGATCAATTGGCCGGACAAACCGCCAAGACCTGGAAACAAGGCTTGGCGTCGTGGGGGCAGACCCCGGATCGGATTCGCAAATACAAACAGTCGGCCGAGTTTTCCATCTACACACCCGGCAGCAACACCGGCCTGCAACTGTCGATGCTAACCAGCTTCGACGCTCCGCCGGCCGAATTGCTCGACGACAGCGATGCCATGCGGGAACGCGTGACCGGCGCCACCTCCGGCCTGTTGACCCTGCTGGGCATCGACGCGGACCCGCTGCGGTCCCCCGAACATATTTTGGTGTCCTCGATTTTCGACCACTGCTGGCGCGAGGGCAAAAACGTCTCGGTGGGCGACTTGATCGGCTTGATCCAATCGCCCCCGATGCAGCGAGTTGGCGTGATGGACCTGGATTCGTTCATGTCGCCTTCGGATCGTAGCAAACTGGCCATGCAGCTGAACAACTTGCTGGCTTCGCCGGCCTTCAGCAGTTGGCTGGACGGCGAACCATTGTCGATTCAGCGGCTGCTGTACACGCCCGAGGGCAAGCCTCGCGTGACCATCCTCTCGATCGCCCATTTGTCAGACAGCGAACGCATGTTCTTTGTCACGATTCTGTTGAATGAGCTGGTGGCTTGGATGCGAACGCAGAGCGGCACCAGTTCGCTACGGGCGTTGTTTTACATGGACGAAGTATTCGGCTATTTCCCCCCTGTGGCCAAACCGCCCTCCAAACCACCGATGCTGACGCTGCTGAAACAAGCTCGCGCCTTCGGCCTGGGCGTGATGCTGGCCACCCAAAATCCGGTCGACTTGGACTACAAAGGTTTGTCGAACATCGGCACCTGGTTCCTGGGGCGATTGCAAACCGAACGCGACAAGGCTCGCGTGCTTGATGGCTTGGAAGGCGCCGCGATTCAAACCGGCCAGCCCTTCAACAAAGCTCAAATGGAACAGCTGCTGGCGGCGCTTGGCAAACGCGTGTTCCTGATGAACAACGTCCACGACCAAGGGCCCTCGGTCTTTCAAACCCGCTGGGCGATGTCGTATTTGGCCGGCCCCTTAGCACGCGACCAGATCAACACCCTGATGGCCGATCGCAAGGCGGCCGCGGGGGCCCACAGCGCGGCCGAACCGGAATCCGGCGTTTCAACCAACAACCTCGAACCCTCGCGGCCGCTGGTTCCCGCCGGCATCGAGGAACGTTTCATCGTCCCCACGCTGGCGATTAAACAAGACACGAAATTGGTCTATCGCCCCGCTTTGCTGGGTTTGGGAACCATGCATTTCATTCGCGTCAGCGCCGACCTGGACCGCTGGGTCGACGGCCAACGCCTGCTCCGCTGCGGCAGCGGCGTGCCGGAGGATTTGTGGGAACACAGCGAAACGGTCAGCGGCGACATCGAATTTGAAGATCAGGCCGACGAAGCGTTTGCGTTCTATCCGCTGCCGGATGACATGTGCAACGCGGCGAACTACAAAACCTGGACGAAACAGCTGAAAGATTATTTCTATCGGCACCATGCCATGACGTTGTACAAAAGCCCGCTGCTGAGTGAATACGCACCGCCTGGCACGAGCGAAGGCGAAGCCAGGATCTCGCTTAGACAAGCCGCCCACGAAGCTCGCGACCGCGAAACCGAAAAGCTGCGCAGCCGCTATGCCAAGAAACTGGCGGCGGTGGAAAAACGCATCCGCACCGCCGAAGCCAGAGTCTCGCGAGAAAAAGATCAATTCAAACAGGCTTCGGTGTCTTCGGGCATCTCCTTTGTATCCACTCTGTTCAACGCCTTCATGGGCAACAAGATTTCTCGCCGCACCTCGACCACCGTCCGCGGAGCCACCCGAGCGGCCCAGCAGCATGGCGACATCGCCCGCGCCGAAAAAGCACTCGCCGAACTGCACGCCGACTATGCCGATCTGGACAACGAACTACGAACCGAAATCGAAGCCCTGGGGGAAAAATTCGACGTGCAGAACCTGGAACTGGACACCACCGTCGTAGCGCCCCGCAAAAGCGATCTGAAAACCCAAACCGTGGAACTGGTCTGGACCCCCTGGCAAATCGACAGCCACGGCATGGCCGAGCGGCTGTACTAA
- the rimO gene encoding 30S ribosomal protein S12 methylthiotransferase RimO, with protein MQLPIVTDTQAPSPAPQDATDGARGNYAVISLGCPKNLVDTEQMLGHLNQDGYRMIADTEGADFVVINTCGFIDSARAESLGAIDEMLELKRDGKIRGVIVTGCLAERQRDDLLTARPDIDALVGVFGRDEIVAVADRLSGGISEQRTVFRPAPVRALPDSHRVAVTPRHFAYLKISEGCDRLCTFCAIPKMRGKHASKPMETIVEEARRLADSGVREMVVVAQDTTYYGMDLYGRPQLTELLEQLDKVDGLDWIRLMYFYPMYIDDRLIDTIASADKILPYIDIPLQHGSDGMLKRMARRVNRQGMGDILGRLREKIDNLVLRTTFITGFPGETDADFAQLAEFVEQQRFEHLGVFTYSIEEGTPAAKLPNRVDPRIAAERREQLMAIQQPIAFKWNQKRVGSVEDVLIDSPLPEQPGVWLGRTYSDAPDIDGLVYITEDPDQPLAAGQMVPCELVASQGYDLVAVPLAPAS; from the coding sequence ATGCAGCTACCGATTGTCACCGACACGCAGGCTCCCAGCCCCGCTCCTCAAGATGCCACCGATGGTGCGCGTGGCAACTATGCGGTGATTAGTTTGGGATGCCCCAAAAACCTGGTCGACACCGAACAAATGCTCGGTCACCTGAACCAGGACGGCTACCGCATGATCGCCGACACCGAGGGTGCCGATTTTGTGGTTATCAATACATGTGGGTTCATCGATTCGGCTCGAGCGGAGTCCCTGGGGGCGATCGACGAGATGCTGGAGCTGAAACGCGACGGCAAAATCCGCGGCGTAATCGTGACCGGTTGTCTGGCCGAACGCCAACGCGACGATCTGCTGACGGCACGTCCAGACATTGACGCTTTGGTGGGCGTGTTTGGCCGGGACGAAATCGTCGCCGTGGCCGACCGCTTGTCCGGGGGGATCAGCGAACAGCGGACTGTGTTCCGGCCAGCTCCGGTGCGAGCCCTGCCCGATTCGCACCGCGTGGCCGTCACCCCTCGCCATTTTGCCTATCTTAAAATCTCCGAAGGTTGCGATCGGCTGTGCACGTTTTGTGCGATTCCGAAAATGCGTGGCAAGCACGCCAGCAAGCCGATGGAGACGATCGTCGAGGAAGCACGGCGGCTGGCCGATTCGGGCGTTCGCGAAATGGTCGTCGTCGCTCAAGACACCACGTACTACGGCATGGATCTGTACGGCCGACCGCAGTTGACCGAACTGCTGGAACAACTCGATAAAGTCGACGGGCTGGACTGGATCCGCCTGATGTACTTCTACCCGATGTACATCGACGATCGCCTGATCGACACGATCGCATCGGCCGACAAAATCCTGCCCTATATCGACATCCCGCTGCAACACGGCAGCGACGGGATGCTCAAGCGGATGGCGCGGCGTGTCAATCGCCAAGGTATGGGCGACATCCTCGGCCGGTTGCGAGAAAAGATCGATAACCTGGTGCTGCGAACCACCTTTATCACCGGCTTTCCCGGCGAGACCGATGCCGATTTCGCTCAACTGGCCGAATTTGTCGAACAGCAGCGGTTTGAACACCTGGGCGTATTCACGTATTCCATCGAAGAAGGCACGCCGGCCGCCAAATTGCCTAACCGAGTCGATCCGCGAATCGCCGCCGAACGCCGCGAACAGCTGATGGCTATCCAGCAGCCGATCGCTTTTAAGTGGAATCAAAAACGCGTCGGCTCGGTCGAAGACGTATTGATCGACAGCCCACTGCCCGAGCAACCGGGCGTCTGGCTGGGACGCACCTACAGCGACGCGCCCGACATCGATGGGCTGGTTTATATCACCGAAGATCCCGACCAACCGCTGGCTGCCGGACAGATGGTGCCCTGCGAACTGGTCGCCTCACAGGGGTACGACCTGGTGGCCGTCCCTCTCGCGCCGGCTAGCTGA
- a CDS encoding alpha/beta hydrolase family protein has protein sequence MVVAACLLLTASGLRAEQLPGTQPLSVEGDIAAQMVAGADQFLLREIQRAAGQREEHWHRDFSSPDAYNRSIEPNRKRLAHILGVRDARIPFEGLELLATTSRSHVVGKGTGYKILAVRWPVVRNVHGEGLLLVPDGRPIANVIAIPDADQTPEMLCGLQDGVASPSQFARRLAEAGCRVLVPTLISRDVHRRGGRADLTNREYLYRSGFELGHHLIGYEVQKILAGVDWFEQDANENESENATPLPTAVMGYGEGGMLALYAAALDTRIETACVSGYFAPRETIWQQPISRNVFGLLEAFGDAELAAMMQPRHLIIHIGQHPDVQISSNAAAPGELATPAESDVRHEIKRVRQIVLNDSFQALTVTTSDPDTGALLSEATLQQLLKLDAVPNHDDVQATGAGVDTQQRQTRQVTEIDQHNQWLLSESPYVRQEFMNIGLASRDKSDGSNKLDTSSTAAYQESVERFREHFRDEVVGRFDLQPLPFNARSRKTYDEDKWTGYEVMLDVFPDVFAYGILCIPKDLKPGEKRPVVVCQHGLEGRPQDVVAGDHRAYHDFAAKLAERGYITFAPQNLYIGKHNFRTLQRKANPIQKTLFSIIVPQHQQIVDWLQTLPFVDPQRIGFYGLSYGGKSAMRIPPLVPDYCLSICSADFNEWVGKNASTRAPYSYVWTGEYEIFEFDLGSTFNYAEMAALIAPRPFMVERGHFDGVGSDQDVAYEFAKVRHLYAARLGIPERCELETFVGPHMIHGVGTFEFLDKHLKR, from the coding sequence ATGGTTGTTGCAGCGTGTTTGCTGTTGACGGCCTCGGGGCTGCGGGCCGAACAATTGCCGGGCACGCAACCGCTTTCCGTCGAAGGCGACATCGCGGCCCAGATGGTTGCCGGCGCCGACCAATTCCTGCTTCGCGAGATCCAGCGCGCGGCCGGACAGCGCGAGGAACATTGGCACCGTGATTTTTCTTCGCCCGATGCCTACAACCGTTCCATCGAACCGAATCGCAAGCGACTAGCACACATCTTGGGCGTGCGCGATGCCCGGATACCTTTTGAAGGCCTCGAACTGCTGGCTACCACGTCGCGATCCCATGTCGTCGGCAAAGGCACGGGCTACAAAATCTTGGCCGTGCGTTGGCCGGTCGTTCGGAACGTCCACGGCGAGGGTTTGCTGCTGGTCCCCGACGGACGCCCGATCGCCAACGTGATCGCGATCCCCGACGCCGATCAAACGCCGGAGATGCTGTGTGGCTTGCAAGACGGCGTCGCCAGCCCCAGCCAATTCGCTCGTCGGCTGGCCGAAGCCGGTTGCCGCGTCTTGGTGCCCACGCTGATCAGCCGCGACGTGCATCGTCGCGGTGGTCGAGCGGACCTGACCAATCGCGAATACCTGTACCGCAGCGGCTTCGAACTGGGGCATCATCTGATCGGCTACGAAGTGCAGAAGATCCTGGCGGGAGTGGACTGGTTTGAGCAAGACGCGAACGAAAATGAAAGTGAAAACGCAACGCCGCTCCCAACGGCCGTGATGGGATACGGCGAAGGCGGGATGCTGGCGTTATATGCCGCCGCACTGGACACGCGCATCGAGACGGCCTGCGTCAGCGGCTACTTTGCCCCGCGTGAAACCATCTGGCAACAACCGATTTCGCGAAACGTATTCGGCTTGCTCGAAGCCTTTGGGGATGCCGAACTGGCGGCGATGATGCAGCCTCGCCATTTGATCATCCATATTGGGCAACACCCCGACGTCCAAATTTCTTCTAACGCCGCCGCTCCCGGCGAGCTTGCCACACCGGCCGAAAGCGACGTCCGCCACGAAATCAAACGAGTCCGCCAGATCGTGCTCAACGACTCGTTTCAAGCGCTAACCGTAACGACCAGCGATCCCGATACCGGGGCTCTGCTTTCCGAAGCGACGCTGCAACAACTGCTGAAGCTCGATGCGGTTCCCAACCATGACGATGTGCAAGCCACCGGAGCGGGTGTGGACACGCAACAACGACAAACGCGGCAAGTCACGGAGATCGACCAGCACAACCAGTGGTTGCTGAGCGAAAGTCCCTACGTGCGGCAAGAATTTATGAACATCGGTCTCGCCTCCCGCGACAAATCGGATGGTTCCAACAAACTGGATACGTCCTCCACGGCCGCGTACCAAGAGTCCGTGGAGCGCTTCCGTGAGCACTTCCGTGACGAAGTTGTAGGCCGCTTTGACCTGCAACCATTGCCCTTCAACGCCCGATCTCGCAAGACCTACGACGAGGACAAGTGGACCGGTTACGAAGTCATGCTGGATGTTTTTCCGGACGTGTTTGCTTACGGAATTTTATGCATCCCCAAAGACCTGAAGCCCGGCGAAAAGCGGCCGGTGGTGGTCTGCCAACACGGCCTGGAAGGACGACCGCAAGATGTTGTCGCCGGCGATCATCGAGCGTATCACGACTTTGCCGCCAAGCTGGCTGAGCGCGGTTATATCACGTTTGCTCCGCAGAATCTGTATATCGGCAAACACAACTTTCGCACGCTGCAGCGGAAAGCCAATCCGATCCAAAAAACGCTGTTTTCGATCATCGTGCCCCAGCACCAGCAGATCGTCGATTGGCTGCAAACGCTGCCCTTTGTCGACCCACAGCGGATCGGTTTTTACGGGTTGTCATATGGTGGCAAAAGCGCCATGCGGATCCCGCCCTTGGTGCCCGATTATTGTTTGTCGATTTGTTCGGCGGACTTTAACGAATGGGTCGGCAAGAATGCATCCACTCGAGCGCCGTACAGTTACGTCTGGACCGGCGAATATGAGATTTTCGAATTCGATCTGGGCAGCACATTTAATTACGCCGAAATGGCGGCGTTGATCGCTCCGCGACCGTTTATGGTCGAACGAGGCCATTTTGACGGCGTCGGCTCGGACCAGGACGTAGCCTATGAATTCGCCAAAGTCCGGCATCTCTATGCGGCTCGGTTGGGCATCCCCGAACGTTGTGAACTGGAAACGTTCGTCGGACCGCACATGATCCACGGAGTCGGCACCTTCGAGTTTCTGGACAAGCATTTGAAACGCTAG